A region of Onychomys torridus chromosome 10, mOncTor1.1, whole genome shotgun sequence DNA encodes the following proteins:
- the LOC118592397 gene encoding U2 small nuclear ribonucleoprotein auxiliary factor 35 kDa subunit-related protein 1-like, whose protein sequence is MATQETVIPEKLSHKKYRAALRKEKRKKRRQTVARLRDLAAPPEEEEEAPTDEQLEEKLVELERQKLHEEWLLREEKAQEEFRRKKGEEEAARKQREEQERQIKLEWEEQQKKQREEEAQKLQEKREREEAVQKMLDQAENEGTWQNPEPPQESRLEKYRASCPFYSKTGACRFGNRCSRKHAFPASSPTLLVKSMFTTFGMEQCRRDDYDSDASLEYSEEETYQQFLDFYHDVLPEFKNVGKVIQFKVSCNLEPHLRGNVYVQYQSEEECQAALSLFNGRWYAGRQLQCEFCPVTRWKIAICGLFEMQKCPKGQHCNFLHVFRNPNNEFREANRDIYLSPAWTGFSGKNSDRRERKDHHEEYYGKARTAHSSPHHSSRRNRASEKKSTHRKKAHKQETRGHERHSARGREEDASPDPQSQSHRS, encoded by the coding sequence ATGGCAACACAAGAGACTGTGATTCCTGAAAAACTGAGCCACAAAAAATACAGGGCTGCCCTGAGGAAGGAGAAACGCAAGAAACGTCGGCAGACTGTGGCTCGGCTGAGAGACCTTGCAGCCCCAccggaagaggaggaggaagctccTACTGACGAACAACTTGAAGAGAAATTAGTGGAGCTAGAGCGACAAAAATTGCATGAAGAGTGGCTGCTGAGGGAGGAGAAGGCACAAGAAGAGttcagaagaaagaagggagaagaagaagccGCTAGAAAACAGAGGGAAGAACAAGAGAGACAGATAAAGTTAGAATGGgaagaacaacagaaaaaacagagagaagaggaggcgCAGAAGCTCCAAGAGAAGAGGGAACGAGAGGAAGCGGTCCAGAAAATGCTGGACCAGGCTGAAAATGAAGGCACTTGGCAGAACCCAGAACCGCCCCAGGAGTCAAGACTGGAGAAATACCGCGCCAGTTGTCCTTTCTACAGTAAAACGGGAGCGTGCCGCTTTGGTAACAGGTGTTCCCGGAAACACGCCTTTCCCGCGTCGAGCCCCACCCTTCTTGTGAAGAGCATGTTTACCACTTTTGGAATGGAGCAGTGCAGAAGGGATGACTATGACTCGGACGCCAGCCTGGAGTACAGCGAGGAGGAGACCTACCAGCAGTTCCTGGACTTCTACCATGATGTGCTGCCCGAGTTCAAGAACGTGGGGAAAGTGATTCAGTTCAAGGTGAGCTGCAACTTGGAGCCTCATCTGCGGGGCAATGTGTATGTTCAGTACCAGTCGGAAGAAGAATGCCAAGCAGCCCTCTCTCTCTTTAATGGAAGGTGGTACGCGGGACGACAGCTTCAGTGTGAATTCTGCCCAGTGACCCGGTGGAAAATTGCAATTTGTGGTTTGTTTGAAATGCAAAAGTGTCCAAAAGGACAGCACTGCAACTTTCTTCATGTGTTCAGAAATCCCAACAATGAATTTAGAGAAGCTAACAGAGACATCTACCTGTCTCCAGCTTGGACTGGCTTCTCTGGTAAAAACTCagacaggagggagaggaaggaccaCCATGAAGAATACTATGGCAAGGCCAGGACCGCCCACTCCAGTCCACACCACTCCTCCAGGAGAAACAGGGCGTCAGAGAAGAAGAGTACTCACAGGAAGAAAGCTCACAAACAGGAAACAAGGGGTCATGAGAGGCACAGtgcaagaggaagagaagaggacgCCAGTCCAGACCCACAAAGCCAGAGCCACAGATCCTGA